From Flexistipes sp.:
ACCCTTCCTCTAAGTTAGGGGAAGGGACTTTCTTCTCCCCCTGGATTAGGGGGAGATGTAGAGAGGGGGTATATTTTGTTTCCGAACAGAGTCCAGTACACCTGCAGGGCTTAAGCCCTGCTTCCGGATTTATTCAAAGCTTTTATTTTTACAGTATCTTGTATAAACGATTCAGCTCCTTTTTATGTTTGAGAATTAGTCTTTCCGCCTCCTGTTTAAGATTTTCCACATTACCGTTTGAAGCATTGTCCATATCATCCGAGGCTATTGTCAAGTCCGTTTGCAGCCTGATATAACTTTTACCAAGAAGTTTTTTCATCTGATAATCAGCAGCATCGGACACACCGTCAAACATACAACTCATAACCGGCAGCATCCATTCGGCTTTCCCCCAGTTTTTTGCCTCTTTATACGTAATAGGACGTGTCTGCTTGCCCGTACCCAAAGAGAGAACAAAAAAATCGGTTTCTTTGGGAAATATTCTTATAGCCTCTGCAAAGGCTGAAACGGAGGGAGAATTAATAAAAACACCGCCGTCAACCAGAGCCTTATCCTCACCCTCAATATTAACGAGGGCAGGTTCAAAATAGGTCGGAGCTGCCGAAGTGGCTCTCGCCGCATCCTTCATAAGAACATTACTGTGTTTTTTCCGCCAACTCTTTAGAAATACAGGTGCCCGGTTTTGAATATCATATGACGTAACAATAGTATTTACTAAACAATCACCAAGAACATCGCTGCCGAAATACTCATCAAGGAGTCTTTCAAGCCCATCAGCAGGATACAGCTCATCGGTCAGACCGCCCACCGAAGAAACACCTTTCCAAAATGACCGGCTGAAGATTTCTCTTCCTCTTTTGCTGTAAATTTCGGCAAGTTTTCCCGCTGAGTACATCGGCTTGCCATCGGCATTGCTTTTGGAAAGCCCGAGTGCAAGAATGCCCCCTGTGGAAGTTCCGGCAATCAGATCGAAACATTCACCCACGGGTTTACCAACTTTTTTCTCGATATCAGAAAGTATCATAGACGGTATAATTCCTCTGATTCCCCCTCCGTCAATACTGAGAATTTTTTTCATAAAAAACCTCTAATATTTTTATAACCACTATACTATATCGGCTATTTGGTGTGCATTTCGCTTGCATCCCACCACTCATTACTCATTACGCATCACGGCATCTCCCGCTTACCGGTTTAAAAGTGAGAGATTTTTAACCTTTCTCTTTGCGGTATTATTCTTTAGTTTTTTCACCCGGTCAACCTTCACAGTATCGAAATTACTGAGATCTTCCCTTTTGGCCATCGATGAAAGAATG
This genomic window contains:
- a CDS encoding patatin-like phospholipase family protein: MKKILSIDGGGIRGIIPSMILSDIEKKVGKPVGECFDLIAGTSTGGILALGLSKSNADGKPMYSAGKLAEIYSKRGREIFSRSFWKGVSSVGGLTDELYPADGLERLLDEYFGSDVLGDCLVNTIVTSYDIQNRAPVFLKSWRKKHSNVLMKDAARATSAAPTYFEPALVNIEGEDKALVDGGVFINSPSVSAFAEAIRIFPKETDFFVLSLGTGKQTRPITYKEAKNWGKAEWMLPVMSCMFDGVSDAADYQMKKLLGKSYIRLQTDLTIASDDMDNASNGNVENLKQEAERLILKHKKELNRLYKIL